A genomic window from Glycine soja cultivar W05 chromosome 10, ASM419377v2, whole genome shotgun sequence includes:
- the LOC114369506 gene encoding probable 3-deoxy-D-manno-octulosonic acid transferase, mitochondrial isoform X2 yields the protein MMKKGLVVYKLYRALTHGLSPLIRLHLRWRRFLGLEHPHRWLERLGLPSQPRHAGPLLWFHAVSLGEGMIAVPVIKHCIRRMPHLNVLMTITTMSSFEVLSKSLPSGIILQFSPVDTPTSIHSFLDYWKPNAIVLMESELWPNLIMDASRNGSTEQGIRFQLLQAPPYIINFSGDLKYVIEDFGVNERGRIDIDNLRLELTQKKVWMASSIHSGEEEIILGVHNALMQQQPNTMTIIVPRHPQEGREIAKKLEKEGQNVVLRSQNEKFKPGTDIYVVDTLGELRLLYTLTPIAVIGGSLLPGLSGHNISEAAAAGCAVLTGCHIGHFSHMVLEMQRSNPLSVHQVSGKLELEKALIELFTNATLLEARRRAAKEAFCQLSCGIVENIWSLLNFHIFCRLSADESKSFRL from the exons ATGATGAAGAAGGGGTTGGTGGTGTACAAGTTATACAGAGCCCTAACCCACGGCCTATCGCCGTTAATCCGCCTCCACCTGCGCTGGCGGCGCTTCCTCGGCCTGGAGCACCCGCACCGGTGGCTGGAGCGCCTCGGCCTCCCCTCTCAGCCCCGGCACGCGGGTCCACTCCTCTGGTTCCACGCCGTTTCCTTAGGCGAAGGAATGATCGCCGTTCCCGTCATCAAACACTGCATTCGGCGAATGCCTCACTTGAACGTGCTCATGACCATCACCACCATGTCCTCGTT TGAAGTATTGAGCAAGTCGCTTCCGAGTGGAATCATTTTACAG TTTTCACCAGTTGACACCCCTACTTCCATCCATTCTTTCCTTGATTACTGGAAACCAAATGCTATTGTGCTGATGGAAAGTGAACTCTGGCCAAATCTCATCATGGATGCTTCCAGAAATGGT AGTACAGAGCAGGGTATCCGGTTTCAGCTGCTACAAGCCCCTCCTTATATCATAAACTTTTCTGGTGATTTAAAATATG TAATAGAAGATTTTGGAGTCAATGAAAGAGGTAGAATTGATATAGACAATCTGAGACTAGAGCTTACACAAAAGAAGGTTTGGATGGCTTCTTCCATTCATAGTGGAGAAGAAGAAA TAATATTAGGTGTTCACAATGCCCTTATGCAGCAACAACCTAATACAATGACTATTATTGTCCCTCGGCATCCACAGGAAGGACGAGAGATTGCCAAA AAATTGGAGAAAGAAGGACAAAATGTCGTTTTGAGGTCTCAAAATGAGAAGTTTAAGCCTGGAACTGATATTTATGTGGTGGACACTTTGG GTGAATTAAGACTCTTGTACACATTAACACCAATAGCTGTGATTGGGGGTTCGCTACTCCCTGGTTTGTCTGGCCACAATATCTCAGAAGCTGCTGCAGCAGGCTGTGCTGTTTTGACAG GTTGTCACATTGGGCATTTCTCCCACATGGTACTGGAAATGCAACGATCAAATCCTTTGTCGGTTCATCAG GTTTCTGGAAAACTGGAGCTCGAAAAAGCTCTCATTGAGCTCTTCACCAATGCAACACTTCTGGAAGCACGCCGTAGAGCCGCTAAGGAAGCGTTTTGTCAGTTGTCCTGTGGCattgttgaaaatatttggagtttgctaaattttcatattttttgtagGTTGTCTGCAGATGAATCCAAGAGTTTTAGACTATGA
- the LOC114370379 gene encoding uncharacterized protein LOC114370379 — MGGETVKGTWLSALWSVSRKSASDGKEVIGVLAFEVAGLMSKVVNLWRSLSDREIMNTKAWIMKSVGVKMLVSDDDYFLMDLALSEILNNFESLAWSVARLSKKCKDPVYHGYEHFVDNPAQNYLQWSGWEYAWKKMERKVKKMDRFVACMSLLSQELEVLADREQTFRRMKANRELHGVKLLEFQKKVMWQRQQVKNLRDMAPWNRSYDYVVRLLARSLFTILERIIVVFGNSHIPIENQQNDSLSPPVTTNNNRLTRSHSFSTLRHTTSVHPSKTNSYGFCSQPIESKSVLNSGFEVDKSKSKSKKKKKEQQVLHSESKQFEHIVPFTGFMSVGNKSPFVQSCVPTKGGSMRLVDCHVKNNDNMKTVDKSSLICRTRIYLKLSMKGRLKPGPSTLGDAALALHYANVIVLIEKMVVSAPHLIDHETRDDLYNMLPTTIRTALRGKLKWYAKSQRATVHEASLAVEWSMVVAQILEWLAPLAHNMIKWHSERNFEREQCASKAKNVLLVHTLYFADQAKAEAAMVELLVGVHYVCRIDREAQEFAGSRALNGVRLRKNVLYNKYL, encoded by the coding sequence ATGGGGGGTGAAACAGTGAAAGGGACATGGCTCAGTGCTTTGTGGTCAGTGTCACGTAAGAGTGCATCAGATGGCAAGGAAGTGATTGGAGTTTTGGCATTTGAAGTTGCGGGTTTGATGTCTAAGGTGGTTAATTTGTGGCGTTCTTTGAGTGACAGGGAAATAATGAATACGAAGGCATGGATAATGAAGTCGGTTGGGGTCAAAATGCTAGTGTCTGATGATGATTATTTCTTGATGGACCTTGCCTTGAGTGAGATACTCAATAACTTTGAGTCTCTAGCTTGGTCTGTGGCCAGGTTGAGTAAGAAGTGCAAGGATCCAGTTTATCATGGTTATGAACATTTTGTTGATAATCCTGCTCAAAACTATCTTCAATGGTCCGGGTGGGAATATGCGTGGAAAAAGATGGAGAGGAAGGTGAAGAAAATGGACAGATTTGTTGCTTGTATGTCACTATTGTCCCAAGAGCTTGAGGTACTGGCTGATAGGGAACAAACTTTCAGGAGAATGAAGGCAAATCGCGAGCTTCATGGGGTGAAGCTGCTCGAGTTTCAAAAGAAGGTCATGTGGCAGCGCCAGCAAGTGAAAAATCTGAGAGACATGGCTCCATGGAACAGAAGTTATGACTATGTTGTAAGGTTATTGGCAAGATCATTGTTCACAATTCTTGAGAGAATCATTGTTGTCTTTGGAAATAGTCATATACCTATTGAAAACCAACAAAATGATTCTCTTTCTCCGCCCGTGACTACCAATAACAATCGTCTTACTCGCAGTCATTCCTTCTCTACTCTTAGGCACACCACCTCAGTTCATCCTTCTAAGACCAATTCATATGGATTCTGTTCACAACCTATTGAGAGCAAGTCAGTGTTAAACTCAGGTTTTGAGGTTGACAAGAGCAAGAGCAAGagcaagaaaaagaagaaagagcaACAAGTGCTTCATTCAGAAAGCAAGCAGTTCGAGCATATTGTTCCATTCACTGGATTCATGTCAGTTGGAAATAAATCTCCTTTTGTACAATCTTGTGTGCCAACTAAAGGAGGTTCTATGAGGTTGGTTGATTGTCATGTGAAGAACAATGACAACATGAAAACAGTTGATAAATCATCTCTCATATGCAGAACtagaatttatttaaaactgtCGATGAAGGGTCGGTTAAAGCCAGGTCCATCTACACTTGGCGATGCAGCTTTAGCTCTACATTATGCAAATGTGATTGTACTAATAGAGAAGATGGTGGTGTCAGCACCTCACCTCATTGATCATGAAACAAGGGATGATTTGTACAACATGTTACCAACCACTATAAGAACCGCTCTGAGGGGTAAGCTCAAGTGGTATGCCAAGAGCCAGCGTGCCACGGTCCACGAAGCTAGCCTTGCAGTGGAATGGAGCATGGTAGTTGCACAGATATTGGAATGGTTGGCTCCACTGGCACACAACATGATAAAGTGGCATTCTGAGAGGAATTTTGAGAGGGAGCAATGTGCTTCCAAAGCCAAAAATGTTTTGCTTGTTCACACTCTTTACTTTGCAGACCAAGCAAAAGCTGAAGCTGCAATGGTTGAGCTCCTTGTTGGTGTTCACTATGTGTGCAGGATTGATAGAGAGGCGCAGGAGTTTGCAGGGTCTAGAGCTCTTAATGGTGTTCGTTTGAGAAAGAATGTGttgtacaataaatatttatag
- the LOC114369506 gene encoding probable 3-deoxy-D-manno-octulosonic acid transferase, mitochondrial isoform X1, which yields MMKKGLVVYKLYRALTHGLSPLIRLHLRWRRFLGLEHPHRWLERLGLPSQPRHAGPLLWFHAVSLGEGMIAVPVIKHCIRRMPHLNVLMTITTMSSFEVLSKSLPSGIILQFSPVDTPTSIHSFLDYWKPNAIVLMESELWPNLIMDASRNGIKLALLNARMSEKSFKIWSRPVLLPLISLMLSKFSLIVPLSTEQGIRFQLLQAPPYIINFSGDLKYVIEDFGVNERGRIDIDNLRLELTQKKVWMASSIHSGEEEIILGVHNALMQQQPNTMTIIVPRHPQEGREIAKKLEKEGQNVVLRSQNEKFKPGTDIYVVDTLGELRLLYTLTPIAVIGGSLLPGLSGHNISEAAAAGCAVLTGCHIGHFSHMVLEMQRSNPLSVHQVSGKLELEKALIELFTNATLLEARRRAAKEAFCQLSCGIVENIWSLLNFHIFCRLSADESKSFRL from the exons ATGATGAAGAAGGGGTTGGTGGTGTACAAGTTATACAGAGCCCTAACCCACGGCCTATCGCCGTTAATCCGCCTCCACCTGCGCTGGCGGCGCTTCCTCGGCCTGGAGCACCCGCACCGGTGGCTGGAGCGCCTCGGCCTCCCCTCTCAGCCCCGGCACGCGGGTCCACTCCTCTGGTTCCACGCCGTTTCCTTAGGCGAAGGAATGATCGCCGTTCCCGTCATCAAACACTGCATTCGGCGAATGCCTCACTTGAACGTGCTCATGACCATCACCACCATGTCCTCGTT TGAAGTATTGAGCAAGTCGCTTCCGAGTGGAATCATTTTACAG TTTTCACCAGTTGACACCCCTACTTCCATCCATTCTTTCCTTGATTACTGGAAACCAAATGCTATTGTGCTGATGGAAAGTGAACTCTGGCCAAATCTCATCATGGATGCTTCCAGAAATGGT ATAAAACTGGCACTCTTAaatgctcggatgtctgaaaaGTCCTTTAAAATTTGGTCAAGACCAGTGCTTCTACCATTAATTTCATTGATGTTATCCAAGTTTTCGTTGATTGTCCCATTG AGTACAGAGCAGGGTATCCGGTTTCAGCTGCTACAAGCCCCTCCTTATATCATAAACTTTTCTGGTGATTTAAAATATG TAATAGAAGATTTTGGAGTCAATGAAAGAGGTAGAATTGATATAGACAATCTGAGACTAGAGCTTACACAAAAGAAGGTTTGGATGGCTTCTTCCATTCATAGTGGAGAAGAAGAAA TAATATTAGGTGTTCACAATGCCCTTATGCAGCAACAACCTAATACAATGACTATTATTGTCCCTCGGCATCCACAGGAAGGACGAGAGATTGCCAAA AAATTGGAGAAAGAAGGACAAAATGTCGTTTTGAGGTCTCAAAATGAGAAGTTTAAGCCTGGAACTGATATTTATGTGGTGGACACTTTGG GTGAATTAAGACTCTTGTACACATTAACACCAATAGCTGTGATTGGGGGTTCGCTACTCCCTGGTTTGTCTGGCCACAATATCTCAGAAGCTGCTGCAGCAGGCTGTGCTGTTTTGACAG GTTGTCACATTGGGCATTTCTCCCACATGGTACTGGAAATGCAACGATCAAATCCTTTGTCGGTTCATCAG GTTTCTGGAAAACTGGAGCTCGAAAAAGCTCTCATTGAGCTCTTCACCAATGCAACACTTCTGGAAGCACGCCGTAGAGCCGCTAAGGAAGCGTTTTGTCAGTTGTCCTGTGGCattgttgaaaatatttggagtttgctaaattttcatattttttgtagGTTGTCTGCAGATGAATCCAAGAGTTTTAGACTATGA
- the LOC114370100 gene encoding leucine-rich repeat receptor-like protein kinase PXC1, which yields MRSFSLEQWTTAIIHTTIPYLYIVSICLHFPPHRQQRKNMNLAPLHHLHHMMMKHYHVLFMFLFFLPIFTLSLHHNDTHALTLFRRQSDLHGYLLSNWTGGDACIAAWRGVLCSPNGRVTALSLPSLNLRGALDPLTPLTHLRLLNLHDNRLNDTISLLFSNCTNLQLLYLSSNDFSGEIPPEISSLKSLLRLDLSDNNLRGKVDVISNLTQLITLKLQNNLLSGEIPDLSSSMKNLKELNMTNNEFYGHLPSPMLKKFSSTTFSGNEGLCGATPLPGCSFTTTPPKDNGNNNNNEKEPSSQTTVPSNPSSFPETSVIARPGKEQRHRGLSPGAIVAMVVANCVALLVVTSFVVAHCCARGRGSSLVGSGESYGKRKSGSSYNGSEKKVYGGGESDGTNGTNRSRLVFFDRRSEFELEDLLRASAEMLGKGSLGTVYRAVLNDGCIVAVKRLKDANPCARHEFEQYMDVIGKLKHSNVVRLKAYYYAKEEKLLVYDYLSNGCLHALLHGNRGPGRIPLDWTTRISLVLGAARGLAKIHAEYSAAKVPHGNVKSSNVLLDKNGVACISDFGLSLLLNPVHAITRLGGYRAPEQEQNKRLSQQADVYSFGVLLLEVLTGRAPSLQYPSPARPRMEEEPEQATVDLPKWVRSVVREEWTAEVFDQELLRYKNIEEELVSMLHVGLACVAAQPEKRPTMEEVVKMIEEIRVEQSPLGEDYDESRHSLSPSIPTTEDGLA from the exons ATGAGATCTTTTTCTTTAGAGCAATGGACAACAGCAATCATTCACACAACCATTCCCTACCTTTATATTGTTTCAATTTGTTTGCACTTCCCGCCTCATAGACAACAAAGGAAAAATATGAACTTGGCtcctcttcatcatcttcatcacatGATGATGAAGCATTACCATGTCTtgttcatgtttttatttttcttaccgATTTTCACGTTAAGTCTCCACCACAATGACACTCATGCACTTACACTTTTCCGTCGCCAAAGTGACCTACATGGCTACCTTCTTTCAAATTGGACAGGCGGCGATGCTTGTATCGCCGCCTGGCGCGGCGTTCTTTGTTCTCCGAATGGCCGTGTCACCGCCCTCTCCCTCCCTTCCCTCAACCTCCGTGGAGCCCTAGACCCTCTCACTCCCCTCACCCACCTCCGCCTCCTCAACCTCCACGACAACCGCTTAAACGACACCATTTCGCTGTTATTCTCCAATTGCACCAACCTCCAACTCCTCTACCTCAGCAGCAACGACTTCTCCGGTGAGATCCCGCCGGAGATATCCTCCCTAAAATCCCTCCTCCGCCTTGACCTCTCCGACAACAACCTTCGCGGCAAGGTTGATGTGATATCAAACTTAACACAACTCATAACACTAAAACTCCAGAACAACCTTCTCTCTGGCGAAATCCCCGACCTTTCATCCTCCATGAAGAACCTCAAAGAACTCAACATGACAAACAACGAGTTCTACGGTCACTTACCATCCCCCATGCTGAAGAAATTCAGTTCCACGACGTTCTCTGGTAACGAGGGGTTGTGCGGTGCAACACCATTACCAGGTTGCTCTTTCACCACAACCCCTCCTAAGGATAATggtaataataacaacaatgaaAAGGAACCGTCGTCTCAGACAACGGTTCCTTCAAACCCTAGCTCCTTCCCTGAGACAAGTGTGATAGCTCGTCCAGGGAAAGAGCAACGACACAGGGGTTTGAGTCCTGGCGCCATCGTGGCCATGGTGGTCGCGAATTGCGTGGCACTGCTCGTGGTGACGTCGTTTGTGGTGGCGCATTGCTGTGCTAGAGGGAGGGGTTCGAGCTTGGTGGGGAGTGGAGAGAGCTATGGGAAGAGGAAGAGTGGGAGCAGCTACAATGGGAGTGAGAAGAAGGTGTATGGTGGTGGTGAGAGTGATGGAACCAATGGAACTAATAGGAGTAGGCTTGTGTTTTTTGATCGGAGGAGTGAGTTTGAGTTGGAGGATTTGCTTCGAGCTTCGGCGGAGATGCTTGGGAAGGGGAGTTTGGGGACAGTTTATAGGGCGGTGCTTAATGATGGGTGCATTGTGGCAGTGAAGAGGCTCAAGGATGCGAACCCTTGTGCAAGGCATGAGTTTGAGCAGTATATGGATGTGATTGGGAAGCTTAAGCATTCTAATGTTGTGAGACTCAAGGCTTATTACTATGCCAAGGAGGAAAAGCTTCTTGTCTATGATTATCTCTCCAATGGATGCTTGCATGCTCTTCTTCATG GGAACCGTGGTCCGGGAAGAATTCCATTGGATTGGACTACAAGAATAAGCTTGGTGTTAGGAGCAGCAAGAGGTCTAGCCAAGATTCATGCAGAGTACAGTGCAGCCAAAGTGCCTCACGGGAATGTGAAATCCTCCAACGTTCTTCTAGACAAGAACGGTGTTGCATGCATCTCAGACTTCGGGTTATCACTCCTCCTAAACCCGGTTCACGCCATTACACGGTTGGGAGGGTATAGAGCCCCGGAACAGGAACAGAACAAGAGGCTATCTCAGCAGGCTGACGTATACAGTTTTGGAGTATTGTTGTTGGAGGTTCTCACAGGAAGAGCTCCTTCATTGCAATACCCTTCACCGGCTCGTCCCCGAATGGAGGAAGAGCCGGAGCAGGCTACGGTGGACCTTCCAAAATGGGTTCGGTCGGTGGTGAGGGAAGAGTGGACTGCAGAGGTGTTTGATCAGGAGCTGTTGCGCTACAAGAACATTGAGGAAGAACTTGTGTCCATGCTGCATGTAGGGTTGGCTTGTGTGGCAGCGCAACCGGAGAAGAGGCCTACCATGGAGGAAGTTGTGAAGATGATTGAGGAGATCAGGGTGGAGCAATCACCTCTTGGGGAGGACTATGACGAATCGCGTCATTCACTTTCGCCTTCCATTCCCACCACTGAAGATGGTCTAGCTTAG